A DNA window from Boseongicola sp. contains the following coding sequences:
- a CDS encoding AsnC family transcriptional regulator, which yields MIELDQSDRAILAELQADVTLSAGEVGRRISLSQPAAWRRINRLTEAGILAGQYISLDLEKVGFNVTVFLGVKLAIKGRTSIEDFERSISAIPEVQSAHHVLGLYDYRLRVVARDLADFERVLRRRIMTLPGVGEIESNVLLSEERRPGPLGAGLATKTGAHDPAP from the coding sequence ATGATTGAGCTAGATCAATCCGACAGGGCTATATTGGCTGAATTGCAGGCTGACGTGACCCTGTCCGCCGGCGAAGTTGGTCGACGCATAAGTTTGAGCCAGCCTGCCGCCTGGCGACGGATCAACCGCCTAACAGAAGCGGGCATATTGGCCGGGCAATACATTTCTCTGGATTTAGAAAAGGTTGGCTTTAATGTGACTGTGTTTCTTGGGGTGAAACTGGCCATCAAGGGTCGCACGAGTATAGAAGATTTCGAGCGGTCAATATCCGCAATTCCGGAAGTCCAGTCTGCGCATCACGTGTTGGGTCTTTATGACTATCGCTTACGGGTTGTCGCGCGTGATCTGGCAGATTTTGAACGTGTGTTGCGACGTAGGATTATGACATTGCCGGGCGTTGGAGAGATTGAGTCGAACGTGTTGTTAAGTGAAGAACGTCGCCCTGGACCTTTGGGAGCTGGATTAGCCACCAAGACCGGCGCGCATGATCCTGCGCCTTAG
- a CDS encoding UbiH/UbiF family hydroxylase — protein sequence MERTQADIFISGGGIAGLIAAAAFANQGLKVVLAEPSPPPNDASSTSSDLRSTAFLEPARGLLEDIGLWSKLADHATPLETLRVVDCIGHPPQIRTERAFKSSDLDAAAFGWNLPNWLTRKLLTDILLDSKQVDVRLGTGFKSILTRQSEAFVTLTDNTQLRTRLAVAADGRSSPLREACGIDYSTTRYGQKALAFVVSHDLPHENVSTELYLSGGAFTQVPLPDANGRHHSAIVWMNDGNEAARLMSLSSEEFAQAATVRSCQLLGNMALSSQRRAFPVVTQTANTLTSERVALIAEAAHVLPPIGAQGLNTSLHDVATLIELARNNPDDLGSAAFLEAYDAARATDIQLRSKTIDMYNRLCRSDDPPLQALRSLGLKAVFDIAPLRRRIMRAGLGG from the coding sequence ATGGAGCGAACGCAAGCTGATATTTTCATTTCAGGCGGCGGAATTGCCGGACTGATTGCGGCGGCCGCCTTTGCGAACCAAGGTCTGAAAGTCGTTCTTGCAGAGCCTTCACCGCCACCAAACGACGCGTCCAGTACAAGTTCTGATTTGCGCTCCACAGCCTTCTTAGAACCCGCGCGCGGATTACTGGAAGACATCGGTCTATGGTCAAAACTAGCAGACCACGCAACCCCGCTGGAAACACTTCGCGTTGTGGACTGTATCGGCCACCCTCCTCAAATTCGCACCGAAAGAGCATTTAAATCCAGCGACTTAGATGCGGCTGCCTTCGGCTGGAACCTGCCAAATTGGCTTACAAGAAAGCTTCTGACCGACATCCTATTGGACAGCAAGCAGGTGGATGTGCGTTTAGGCACTGGGTTCAAATCCATCCTAACCAGACAGTCCGAGGCCTTTGTCACACTCACCGACAATACTCAGCTCCGGACGCGCCTTGCCGTAGCTGCAGACGGACGTTCAAGCCCCCTTCGGGAAGCCTGTGGCATCGATTACTCGACAACCAGATATGGTCAAAAGGCTCTGGCCTTCGTTGTTTCCCACGACCTACCCCACGAGAATGTCTCGACAGAGCTGTATCTGAGCGGCGGTGCATTCACTCAAGTCCCATTACCTGACGCCAACGGGCGGCACCATTCCGCGATTGTATGGATGAATGACGGGAACGAGGCCGCAAGGCTGATGTCTTTAAGCTCAGAAGAGTTCGCGCAGGCTGCGACCGTAAGAAGTTGCCAGCTGCTGGGCAACATGGCGCTATCTTCTCAAAGGCGTGCGTTCCCAGTGGTCACACAGACGGCCAACACTTTGACTAGCGAGCGTGTCGCTCTGATTGCCGAAGCCGCACACGTCTTGCCGCCAATTGGAGCACAGGGCCTGAACACATCTCTGCACGATGTAGCGACGTTGATCGAACTTGCTCGAAATAATCCAGATGACTTGGGTTCTGCCGCGTTCTTAGAGGCTTACGATGCGGCCCGCGCGACTGACATTCAACTGCGAAGCAAGACAATCGATATGTACAATCGACTTTGCCGCTCGGACGATCCCCCACTTCAAGCGCTGCGAAGTCTCGGCCTTAAGGCCGTATTCGACATCGCGCCACTAAGGCGCAGGATCATGCGCGCCGGTCTTGGTGGCTAA
- a CDS encoding pyrimidine 5'-nucleotidase codes for MPFDNFSHVTSWVFDLDNTLYPPEARLFDQIEVRMTDWVARVAGVDRTVADRLRKHYWESYGTTLAGLMAEHDADPEPYLIDVHEISMDHLEKDADLATRITDLPGRRIVYTNGSAPYAQRVLDARELGNVFDAVYGVEHADFRPKPQRAAFEIILQRDGIQASSAAMFEDDARNLLAPFQMGMQTVHVTPITEHHEFIHHSTQDLTGFLSQIAQDAFAHPSPAPGVG; via the coding sequence ATGCCATTTGATAATTTCTCTCACGTAACTTCCTGGGTGTTCGATCTGGACAATACCCTTTATCCGCCGGAAGCGCGTTTATTCGATCAGATCGAAGTGCGCATGACCGATTGGGTGGCGCGAGTTGCTGGCGTTGACCGCACCGTAGCCGACCGGCTGCGCAAACACTATTGGGAATCATACGGCACAACATTGGCAGGTCTCATGGCCGAGCACGACGCTGATCCGGAACCCTATCTCATTGATGTGCATGAGATATCTATGGATCATCTTGAAAAAGATGCCGACCTTGCTACTCGGATCACCGACTTGCCAGGCCGACGAATAGTCTACACCAATGGCTCAGCACCCTATGCGCAGCGCGTTCTGGATGCGCGGGAGTTAGGAAATGTTTTCGATGCCGTGTACGGTGTGGAACACGCAGATTTTCGCCCAAAACCCCAGCGCGCTGCATTCGAAATCATACTACAACGTGACGGGATCCAGGCGAGTTCAGCGGCTATGTTCGAAGACGATGCCCGCAATCTGCTCGCTCCGTTTCAGATGGGAATGCAGACAGTTCACGTCACACCCATCACAGAGCACCACGAATTCATTCATCATTCCACTCAAGATCTAACGGGCTTCCTGTCTCAGATTGCACAAGATGCCTTTGCTCACCCCTCACCTGCCCCTGGTGTTGGTTGA
- a CDS encoding FCD domain-containing protein → MADPRSGQKDAYQLILRAIDHGKFRPGDRLVESELAEQFGVSRTPIREALQRLETQSLLSRDGRSLIVASLDHNQMAELYVVRSELEGLAARLAARHATEEEVRLLNTLVSEDMERVDDPSALSRTNRRFHRQVHLASHNRYLVQQLDLVYRSMALMTTTSLAAKGRSAAALQEHQDIVDAISQNDGDAAYRQLKGHISRAYEARLKQDADARSADLP, encoded by the coding sequence ATGGCAGATCCACGAAGCGGCCAGAAGGATGCATACCAGCTGATTTTGCGAGCGATAGACCACGGGAAATTTCGACCCGGAGATCGATTGGTTGAAAGCGAGTTGGCGGAGCAATTTGGTGTTTCAAGAACGCCAATTCGGGAAGCATTACAACGGCTTGAGACTCAATCCTTGTTGTCACGCGATGGGCGTTCGCTGATCGTTGCATCGCTGGATCACAATCAAATGGCCGAACTTTATGTGGTGCGCTCAGAGTTGGAAGGGCTTGCTGCCCGACTTGCGGCGCGCCATGCAACGGAAGAAGAAGTGCGCCTGCTTAACACGCTTGTCTCGGAGGATATGGAGCGTGTTGATGACCCATCCGCATTGAGTAGGACGAACCGCAGGTTTCACCGTCAGGTCCATCTGGCGTCGCACAATCGCTATTTGGTTCAGCAATTGGATTTGGTCTATCGTTCCATGGCGTTGATGACCACGACATCACTGGCGGCAAAGGGACGGAGCGCAGCAGCATTGCAAGAACATCAGGACATTGTTGATGCCATTTCCCAAAACGACGGAGATGCCGCTTACAGGCAACTTAAAGGCCACATTTCAAGAGCTTATGAGGCAAGACTCAAGCAGGACGCTGATGCAAGATCGGCTGATTTGCCGTAA